In a genomic window of Erigeron canadensis isolate Cc75 chromosome 5, C_canadensis_v1, whole genome shotgun sequence:
- the LOC122599223 gene encoding WD-40 repeat-containing protein MSI1-like isoform X1 has translation MGKNEDDVRRQVEERVINEEYKIWKKNTPFLYDLVVTHALEWPSLTVEWLPDREEPAGKDYSVQKLILGTHTSENEPNYLMIAQVQLPVDDAENDARSYDDHNNDVGGFGCNNGKVQIIQQINHEGEVNRARYMPQNPFIIATKTINAEVYIFDYSKHPSKPPLDGECNPDLRLRGHNTEGYGLSWSKFKQGHLLSGSDDAQICLWDIQATPKNKVLEAKQIYKIHEGVVEDVAWHSRHEQLFGSVGDDQYLHIWDTRSPSTTKPMQSVIAHRSEVNCLAFNPLNEWVLATGSTDKTVKLFDLRKFTTAVHTFDRHQEEVFQVGWSPNNETILASCCLSRRLMVWDLSRIDMEQTPEEAKDGPPELLFIHGGHTSKVSDFSWNPCEDWVIASVASDNILQIWQMAENIYYDEDDVPADQLNNIDT, from the exons atGGGCAAAAATGAAGACGATGTTCGAAGACAAGTCGAAGAACGAGTGATCAACGAAGAATACAAAATCTGGAAGAAAAACACACCCTTTTTATACGATCTGGTCGTCACTCACGCCCTCGAATGGCCTTCCTTGACCGTCGAATGGCTTCCCGATCGAGAGGAGCCGGCCGGAAAAGACTACTCGGTCCAGAAGCTGATTCTTGGGACCCACACTTCAGAAAATGAGCCAAATTATTTAATGATAGCTCAAGTTCAATTGCCGGTTGATGATGCTGAAAATGATGCTCGCTCTTATGATGATCACAACAATGATGTTGGTGGGTTCGGCTGCAATAATGGCaag GTTCAAATAATTCAGCAAATAAATCATGAGGGGGAGGTGAACAGAGCTCGTTATATGCCTCAAAACCCATTCATTATAGCCACCAAGACAATTAACGCAGAAGTTTATATCTTTGATTATAGCAAGCACCCATCTAAGCCTCCTCTTGATGGAGAATGTAATCCTGATTTAAGATTGAGGGGTCACaacactgaaggatatggtttATCGTGGAGTAAATTCAAGCAAGGTCATTTGCTGAGTGGTTCTGATGATGCCCAAATTTGTTTGTGGGACATTCAAGCAACGCCAAAAAACAAGGTCTTGGAAGCTAAGCAGATATACAag ATTCATGAAGGCGTTGTTGAAGACGTGGCTTGGCATTCTAGGCATGAACAGCTATTTGGCTCGGTTGGGGATGACCAATACTTGCACATATGGGATACACGATCTCCATCGACTACCAAGCCTATGCAGAGTGTAATAGCTCATCGAAGCGAG GTTAATTGCTTAGCATTCAATCCTCTTAATGAGTGGGTTTTGGCGACTGGGTCAACAGACAAGACTGTGAAGCTTTTTGATTTAAGAAAGTTCACGACTGCTGTTCATACGTTTGATCGTCACCA GGAGGAGGTGTTTCAGGTTGGATGGAGTCCAAATAATGAGACAATTTTAGCATCTTGTTGTCTTTCCAGGAGACTCATGGTATGGGATCTGAGTAG GATCGACATGGAGCAAACCCCAGAGGAAGCAAAAGATGGGCCGCCAGAGTTGCTATTTATTCATGGTGGACATACTAGTAAAGTTTCTGATTTCTCGTGGAATCCATGCGAAGATTGGGTCATTGCTAGCGTCGCTTCAGATAACATCCTCCAAATATGGCAGATGGCTGAAAATATCTActatgatgaagatgatgtgcCTGCCGATCAACTCAATAATATAGATACATAG
- the LOC122599223 gene encoding WD-40 repeat-containing protein MSI1-like isoform X2 — MNVVCGVNAKGTKVQIIQQINHEGEVNRARYMPQNPFIIATKTINAEVYIFDYSKHPSKPPLDGECNPDLRLRGHNTEGYGLSWSKFKQGHLLSGSDDAQICLWDIQATPKNKVLEAKQIYKIHEGVVEDVAWHSRHEQLFGSVGDDQYLHIWDTRSPSTTKPMQSVIAHRSEVNCLAFNPLNEWVLATGSTDKTVKLFDLRKFTTAVHTFDRHQEEVFQVGWSPNNETILASCCLSRRLMVWDLSRIDMEQTPEEAKDGPPELLFIHGGHTSKVSDFSWNPCEDWVIASVASDNILQIWQMAENIYYDEDDVPADQLNNIDT; from the exons ATGAATGTTGTTTGTGGTGTGAATGCAAAGGGTACCAAG GTTCAAATAATTCAGCAAATAAATCATGAGGGGGAGGTGAACAGAGCTCGTTATATGCCTCAAAACCCATTCATTATAGCCACCAAGACAATTAACGCAGAAGTTTATATCTTTGATTATAGCAAGCACCCATCTAAGCCTCCTCTTGATGGAGAATGTAATCCTGATTTAAGATTGAGGGGTCACaacactgaaggatatggtttATCGTGGAGTAAATTCAAGCAAGGTCATTTGCTGAGTGGTTCTGATGATGCCCAAATTTGTTTGTGGGACATTCAAGCAACGCCAAAAAACAAGGTCTTGGAAGCTAAGCAGATATACAag ATTCATGAAGGCGTTGTTGAAGACGTGGCTTGGCATTCTAGGCATGAACAGCTATTTGGCTCGGTTGGGGATGACCAATACTTGCACATATGGGATACACGATCTCCATCGACTACCAAGCCTATGCAGAGTGTAATAGCTCATCGAAGCGAG GTTAATTGCTTAGCATTCAATCCTCTTAATGAGTGGGTTTTGGCGACTGGGTCAACAGACAAGACTGTGAAGCTTTTTGATTTAAGAAAGTTCACGACTGCTGTTCATACGTTTGATCGTCACCA GGAGGAGGTGTTTCAGGTTGGATGGAGTCCAAATAATGAGACAATTTTAGCATCTTGTTGTCTTTCCAGGAGACTCATGGTATGGGATCTGAGTAG GATCGACATGGAGCAAACCCCAGAGGAAGCAAAAGATGGGCCGCCAGAGTTGCTATTTATTCATGGTGGACATACTAGTAAAGTTTCTGATTTCTCGTGGAATCCATGCGAAGATTGGGTCATTGCTAGCGTCGCTTCAGATAACATCCTCCAAATATGGCAGATGGCTGAAAATATCTActatgatgaagatgatgtgcCTGCCGATCAACTCAATAATATAGATACATAG